AGCAGTCATACATTGAGTTAAAGAGCGTAGGTACAGAGCTTATTGAACGGTACCTATGCTATACAGAGATGACTGCAATCTAATCGGGAGTATTTATTTAATACGTTCCAACATGACACCCGCTTCAATATGATGAGTAAACGGGAACTGATCAAACAACGCAAAACGGGTGATTTTATGTGTTTTGCCTAGTGTTTCTAAATTTTCTTGTAGTGTTTCTGGGTTGCAAGAGATATAGAGAATACGCTCATAACCTTGAACCATCTTACACGTATCTTCATCCATACCAGCGCGCGGTGGATCGACAAAAATGGTATTGCAGTTGTAGCTTGTTAAATCAACATTTTGTTGTTTTAGACGGCGGAACTCGCGTTTGCCTTCCATTGCTTCGGTAAACTCTTCCGCAGACATTCTGACAATTTGTACATTATCAATCTTGTTGGCTGCGATATTATATTGAGCAGAATCCACCGACGGTTTAGCAAGCTCAGTAGCGAGCACGCGTTTGAAGTTTTGTGCCAGAGCTAAAGAAAAGTTACCGTTACCGCAATAGAGTTCCAGCAAGTCACCTTGGCTACCGCGAGTACAATCAACTGCCCACTCAAGCATTTTTTGAGCAACGGGACCATTAGGTTGAGTAAAGCTATTTTCAACTTGCTGGTAGAGGTATGGCTTGTCGTTAACGTGAAGAGTTTCTAGCACATAGTCTTGGTCTAGTACGATCTTCATTTTTCTAGCGCGACCGATCAGGTTGAGCTTAAAGCCTTCATCATTGAGGCGCTGTTTAAGAATCTTAGCTTCACGTGTCCATTCATCGTCCAACTGGCGGTGATAGAGCAGAGATACCAAAATCTCCCCACTGAGTGTGGACAGGAAATCGACCTGAAACAGTTTCTTTCTCAGTACCTCGTTACCTTTCATTGCTTCAATCAGCATTGGCATTAGGTCATTGATCAGCCGACTCGCTGCGGGAAATTGATCGACGCGATACTTTTCACGTGTTTCCTTATTGAACATGATGTAATACATCTCTTCACCTTCATGCCAAACACGAAATTCAGCACGCATACGATAGTGTTTCTCTGGAGACGTAAATACTTCAAGTTCAGGAGCAGCGTATGGCGCCATCATTGCTGTTAAGCGTTGAGATTTTTCTTCCAGTTGAAGTTGGTAGCCTTCTGGTGTGAAGTCAAGATTTGCCATAGTTGTGCCTATCGTCGGTGAACATTGGAATAAGGAGCGCAGATTTTATTCAATACAGAGGTATTGTCCAGTGTTTATCAAAATTGTCCGACCTCATTAGCTGATTTTAGCTGGAAACCGTGTTTATGCAGAGACTTGTGGTGCAAAGGCGAGGATTAAACACAGATTCCAGTAAATTATGCCCGGGTTATAGACAAAGAGTATGTGTCCGAATACCATTTGCAGCAGCTGGTGTTGAAGAAGTGTTGTATTGCACTTCGGATACTGAAAAGGGAATCTGGTGTAAATCCAGAACTGACGCGCAGCGGTGAGAGAGAACGAACGCTCATAATGACACTGTTAAGAGGATCTTAACGGGAAGTCGAGTTACTAGGTCAAAGTAAGATGCTCTTGAGTCCGAATACCTGCCAGCAGCCAAATATAGCCATCTGAATATGGCGCTTTATATTTGGTTTGATTTACGCGATTTTAGGACAAATCAATAAATGAACAGATCTATTCTAGCGACAGCAGTAGCTGGCTCGCTTCTTTCTTATACTCCATTTTTTACTGCCCAAGCTAATGATGCCCTTGCCCCCTCTGAAGTTATGGTGATTACGGCAAATAAAACACCGCAGCAGATTGAGCAAGTATTAGCACCAGTCGAAGTCATCAGCCGAGATGAGATTGATGCCATTCAAGCCAAATCTTTGTCAGAGGTGTTGCGTCGTTTACCGGGCGTGCAAGTCAGCA
This genomic interval from Vibrio hippocampi contains the following:
- the trmA gene encoding tRNA (uridine(54)-C5)-methyltransferase TrmA, with the translated sequence MANLDFTPEGYQLQLEEKSQRLTAMMAPYAAPELEVFTSPEKHYRMRAEFRVWHEGEEMYYIMFNKETREKYRVDQFPAASRLINDLMPMLIEAMKGNEVLRKKLFQVDFLSTLSGEILVSLLYHRQLDDEWTREAKILKQRLNDEGFKLNLIGRARKMKIVLDQDYVLETLHVNDKPYLYQQVENSFTQPNGPVAQKMLEWAVDCTRGSQGDLLELYCGNGNFSLALAQNFKRVLATELAKPSVDSAQYNIAANKIDNVQIVRMSAEEFTEAMEGKREFRRLKQQNVDLTSYNCNTIFVDPPRAGMDEDTCKMVQGYERILYISCNPETLQENLETLGKTHKITRFALFDQFPFTHHIEAGVMLERIK